The Streptomyces sp. NBC_01197 genome window below encodes:
- the ygfZ gene encoding CAF17-like 4Fe-4S cluster assembly/insertion protein YgfZ — protein MKSPLLSLPGAVPAEGRDEGVAAHYGDLFREQRALSDGTGLVDLSHRGVITVTGPDRLSWLHLLLTQHVSELPRGVATEALILSANGHIEHALYLVDDGETVWAHVEPGTQQELIAYLESMKFYYRAEIADRTDDIAVVHLPAGSIAGVPDGVVVRETAHGRDLFLPREQLEAYAAEHGPVAGLLAYEALRIEAHRPRVGLETDHRTIPHELGLIGSAVHLEKGCYRGQETVARVHNLGKPPRRLVFLHLDGSEVLLPGHGTPVRLASDGAEGRQLGFVTSSARHHELGPIALALVKRNVPVDAELLAGDTAAAQEVVVEP, from the coding sequence ATGAAGAGCCCGCTGTTGTCACTGCCCGGTGCCGTCCCCGCCGAAGGCCGGGACGAAGGTGTCGCCGCCCACTACGGGGACCTGTTCCGCGAACAGCGTGCGCTGTCGGACGGTACCGGTCTCGTGGACCTCTCCCACCGCGGCGTCATCACGGTCACCGGCCCCGACCGGCTGAGCTGGCTGCATCTGCTGCTCACCCAGCACGTCAGCGAGCTCCCGCGAGGTGTGGCCACCGAGGCGCTGATCCTCTCGGCCAACGGCCACATCGAGCACGCCCTCTACCTCGTGGACGACGGCGAGACGGTGTGGGCGCATGTCGAGCCGGGCACGCAGCAGGAGTTGATCGCGTACCTGGAGAGCATGAAGTTCTACTACCGGGCCGAGATCGCCGACCGCACCGATGACATCGCGGTCGTGCATCTGCCGGCCGGTTCGATCGCCGGAGTGCCGGACGGCGTGGTCGTACGGGAGACGGCGCACGGCCGTGACCTCTTCCTGCCCCGGGAGCAGCTGGAGGCGTACGCGGCCGAGCACGGTCCGGTCGCCGGGCTCCTCGCGTACGAGGCGCTGCGCATCGAGGCGCACCGGCCGCGGGTCGGTCTGGAGACCGACCACCGGACCATCCCGCACGAGCTGGGGCTGATCGGCAGCGCGGTCCACCTGGAGAAGGGCTGCTACCGGGGCCAGGAGACGGTCGCCCGTGTCCACAACCTGGGGAAGCCGCCGCGGCGGCTGGTCTTCCTGCATCTGGACGGCAGCGAGGTGCTGCTGCCGGGGCACGGTACGCCGGTCCGGCTCGCGTCGGACGGCGCCGAGGGCCGCCAGCTGGGCTTCGTCACCTCGTCGGCCCGCCACCACGAACTGGGGCCGATCGCGCTGGCGCTGGTGAAGCGCAATGTGCCGGTGGACGCGGAGCTGCTGGCGGGGGACACCGCGGCCGCCCAGGAAGTGGTCGTGGAGCCGTAG
- the dtd gene encoding D-aminoacyl-tRNA deacylase, translating to MRAVVQRVDGASVVVAGETVGEITGEGLCVLVGVTHEDTTEKAAQLARKVWSLRILSGEKSCSDVNAPLLVISQFTLYGDARKGRRPTWNGAAPGELAEPLVDEVVAQLRALGATVGTGRFGASMRVSLTNDGPFTVLLEI from the coding sequence ATGCGTGCAGTGGTGCAGAGGGTGGACGGCGCGAGCGTCGTCGTGGCTGGTGAGACCGTGGGTGAGATCACCGGCGAGGGGTTGTGCGTCCTTGTGGGGGTCACTCATGAGGACACAACGGAAAAAGCGGCGCAGCTAGCCCGAAAGGTCTGGTCGCTCCGGATCCTGTCTGGTGAAAAGTCGTGTTCGGACGTGAATGCACCTTTGCTGGTGATTTCACAGTTCACCCTGTACGGAGACGCGCGGAAGGGCCGCCGGCCCACCTGGAACGGGGCCGCTCCCGGCGAGCTGGCCGAGCCGCTCGTGGACGAGGTGGTGGCTCAGCTGCGCGCCCTCGGCGCGACGGTCGGAACGGGCCGGTTCGGCGCGAGTATGCGTGTCTCGCTGACGAACGACGGCCCGTTCACGGTCCTGCTGGAGATCTGA
- a CDS encoding RsiG family protein has protein sequence MSTSGAGQSPGPVSMTRISSVTRAPAQRSGAALPAATEHDIGGLRLPELRTLRRDAQRDEADLSYVRRMLHGRIDILRAELSRRTGPESPVVERLSEILADVPSSHRSSARHVTLSTPRSAENSKLAADMLAEVELSDLCARTDEELHNGMGRLVRYEQQVSSRRQHLQRTADDCSAEIARRYREGEAQVDDLLT, from the coding sequence ATGAGTACATCTGGCGCCGGGCAGTCGCCCGGTCCCGTATCCATGACCCGGATCAGCTCCGTGACACGAGCACCCGCGCAGCGTTCGGGCGCCGCGCTCCCGGCGGCCACCGAGCACGACATCGGCGGGCTGCGCCTGCCCGAACTGCGCACGCTGCGCAGGGACGCCCAGCGGGACGAGGCCGACCTCAGCTACGTACGCCGGATGCTGCACGGGCGGATCGACATCCTCCGCGCCGAGCTGTCCCGGCGCACGGGCCCGGAGTCCCCGGTCGTCGAGCGGCTCTCCGAGATCCTGGCCGACGTGCCCTCCTCGCACCGTTCGTCCGCCCGCCATGTGACGCTCTCGACGCCGCGCAGCGCCGAGAACAGCAAGCTGGCCGCCGACATGCTCGCCGAGGTCGAACTCTCCGATCTCTGCGCCCGTACGGACGAAGAGCTGCACAACGGAATGGGGCGCCTCGTCCGCTACGAACAGCAGGTATCCAGCCGCCGCCAGCACCTCCAGCGCACCGCCGACGATTGCAGCGCGGAGATCGCCCGCAGGTACCGTGAGGGCGAAGCGCAAGTAGACGACCTGCTCACCTGA
- a CDS encoding asparaginase, whose translation MTASTTAPVSPVLAEVVRSGFVEGRHRGSLVVLAADGSIDYALGDPSLPVFPRSSNKPMQAAAILRAGLDLSGERLALASASHSGEEFQRALVQKMLGEYGLQESDLQCPADLPLDPVEAEGYLAAGHERARVAMNCSGKHTAMLAVCALNGWPSDSYLDPSHPLQRLVLTVIEEAAGEPVVSVGTDGCGAPLMAISLVGLARAFRTFVLAPEGSPERRVADAMRAHPEYVAGTRRPDTWVMRALPGALSKMGAEAVQALALPDGRALAFKVDDGATRVLGPVLARTLERMGVESPVLARLADAPLLGGTAKVGEIRAAV comes from the coding sequence ATGACCGCCAGCACCACCGCCCCTGTATCCCCGGTCCTCGCCGAGGTCGTACGCTCCGGCTTCGTGGAAGGCCGGCACCGGGGCTCGCTGGTGGTGCTCGCGGCCGACGGGAGCATCGACTACGCGCTCGGCGACCCGTCGCTGCCCGTCTTCCCGCGCTCCAGCAACAAGCCGATGCAGGCGGCCGCCATACTGCGGGCCGGGCTCGACCTCTCGGGCGAGCGGCTGGCGCTGGCCTCGGCGAGCCACTCGGGCGAGGAGTTCCAGCGGGCGCTCGTGCAGAAGATGCTCGGTGAGTACGGGCTGCAGGAGAGCGATCTCCAGTGCCCCGCCGATCTGCCGCTGGACCCGGTCGAGGCCGAGGGATATCTCGCCGCGGGCCACGAGCGTGCGCGCGTCGCCATGAACTGCTCGGGCAAGCACACCGCGATGCTGGCCGTCTGCGCGCTGAACGGCTGGCCCTCCGACTCCTACCTCGACCCCTCCCACCCGCTCCAGCGGCTGGTGCTGACGGTGATCGAGGAGGCGGCGGGCGAGCCGGTGGTCTCGGTCGGTACGGACGGGTGCGGGGCGCCGCTGATGGCGATCAGCCTGGTGGGCCTGGCCCGTGCGTTCCGTACGTTCGTGCTGGCCCCGGAGGGGTCGCCGGAGCGCCGGGTCGCGGACGCGATGCGCGCCCACCCCGAGTACGTCGCCGGGACCCGCAGGCCCGACACCTGGGTGATGCGGGCGCTGCCGGGCGCGCTCTCCAAGATGGGCGCGGAGGCGGTCCAGGCGCTGGCGCTCCCCGACGGCCGGGCGCTCGCCTTCAAGGTCGACGACGGTGCGACCCGGGTGCTCGGTCCGGTGCTGGCGCGGACTCTGGAGCGGATGGGTGTGGAGAGCCCGGTGCTGGCCAGGCTGGCGGACGCGCCGCTGCTCGGCGGCACCGCGAAGGTCGGCGAGATCCGCGCGGCGGTCTGA
- a CDS encoding GNAT family N-acetyltransferase, with protein MAVDVHTVSESEYRDWLRACHTGFLRPPVVSDEEARSRRPNIDLARTQGAFDRGRCVGTFRSFAQEITVVGGASLPSDAVTNVTVTPTHRRRGLLSRMMAVDLAAAKERGEALATLIAAEYPIYGRFGFGPAAWATDWTVDVPRAGLDPRWSRPECAPLRSASARDKDLCGGAGRIDLVDGADVRELGPELHARFRQSQPGATSRNERWWAVRTGLEQVPGHPWTEPFYAVYRSPRGEIDGLLVYTADDHWGDAKQPLNTADVTDLIAVSPAAERALWHFLCSVDWVTTVKAGHRGPDDLLPSLLPDPRAARITQQADFLWIRLLDVVRALEARTYEASGILVLEVRDHDGLSAGRYRLDASPDGAVCAPTSQAADVTLDVGELGALYLGDASAVRLAALGRISEETAGAVAVTEALFRTAVRPWCPDGF; from the coding sequence ATGGCAGTTGACGTCCACACGGTCTCCGAGTCCGAATACCGCGACTGGCTCCGCGCCTGTCACACCGGCTTCCTCCGGCCGCCGGTGGTCTCCGACGAGGAGGCGCGCAGCCGCCGTCCGAACATTGACCTGGCGCGCACCCAGGGGGCGTTCGACCGCGGACGCTGTGTGGGGACCTTCCGGTCCTTCGCGCAGGAGATCACCGTCGTCGGCGGGGCCTCGCTCCCGTCGGACGCGGTCACCAACGTCACGGTCACTCCGACGCACCGCAGGCGCGGGCTGCTCAGCCGGATGATGGCGGTGGACCTGGCGGCGGCGAAGGAGCGCGGGGAGGCGCTGGCCACGCTGATCGCCGCCGAGTACCCGATCTACGGCCGCTTCGGCTTCGGCCCGGCCGCCTGGGCGACCGACTGGACGGTCGACGTGCCACGCGCCGGACTCGACCCGCGCTGGTCCCGCCCGGAGTGCGCTCCGCTTCGCTCCGCCTCCGCCCGTGACAAGGACCTTTGCGGCGGAGCCGGCCGGATCGACTTGGTCGACGGCGCGGACGTACGGGAGCTCGGCCCCGAACTGCACGCCCGCTTCCGGCAGTCGCAGCCGGGCGCGACCAGCAGAAACGAGCGCTGGTGGGCTGTCAGGACCGGCCTGGAGCAGGTGCCGGGCCACCCGTGGACCGAGCCCTTCTACGCGGTCTACCGCTCGCCCCGGGGCGAGATCGACGGCCTGCTCGTGTACACCGCCGACGACCACTGGGGCGATGCCAAGCAGCCGCTCAACACCGCGGACGTGACGGACCTGATCGCCGTTTCCCCGGCCGCCGAGCGCGCCCTGTGGCACTTTCTCTGCTCGGTCGACTGGGTCACCACGGTGAAGGCCGGGCACCGGGGCCCGGACGATCTGCTGCCGTCGCTGCTGCCCGACCCGCGTGCGGCCCGGATCACCCAGCAGGCGGACTTCCTGTGGATCCGGCTGCTCGATGTCGTACGGGCGCTGGAAGCCCGTACGTACGAGGCGTCCGGCATCCTGGTACTGGAGGTCCGGGACCACGACGGGCTCTCGGCGGGCCGCTACCGGCTGGACGCATCGCCCGACGGAGCGGTGTGTGCGCCGACCTCCCAAGCGGCCGATGTGACGCTGGACGTGGGGGAGTTGGGAGCCCTGTATCTGGGTGATGCCTCGGCGGTCCGGCTCGCCGCGCTGGGCCGGATCTCGGAGGAGACGGCTGGTGCGGTCGCCGTCACCGAGGCGCTGTTCCGTACGGCGGTCCGGCCGTGGTGCCCGGACGGCTTCTAG
- a CDS encoding winged helix-turn-helix domain-containing protein has translation MAIRDAGSTDGRKFQVIADDLRTEIADGVHRAGRQLPSQRELQATYGVSRETVGRALEVLRAEGLISSSRGRPATVTGGSAPASAAHSVPSAQPAQVTLQPRLRAAFEADEITMDVLSLTSETMAQHLGAQVARISDGEIRPQSIALRLMLPDITGMRLAFPRGVEDPDDDRPRKRHRNMVINHARSLRHSLLRLRHQGLVPEVSVQIRTVPFTPPLKLYLLNKDQLLEGYYTLEQWTPEPIDGVEVTILDSLGVGATLFPYTKPGQALKVEAAQKFFDSYWDQLAQDADFGD, from the coding sequence GTGGCCATACGTGACGCAGGCAGCACAGACGGCAGGAAGTTCCAGGTCATCGCGGACGACCTGCGGACCGAGATCGCCGACGGAGTCCACCGGGCGGGCCGCCAACTGCCCTCGCAGCGCGAACTCCAGGCCACCTACGGCGTTTCGCGTGAGACAGTCGGCCGGGCACTCGAAGTACTCAGGGCCGAGGGGCTGATCTCGTCCAGCCGGGGCCGCCCCGCGACCGTGACCGGCGGCTCCGCTCCGGCGTCCGCCGCACACTCCGTACCGTCCGCGCAGCCCGCGCAGGTCACCCTCCAGCCCAGGCTGCGGGCCGCCTTCGAGGCCGACGAGATCACGATGGACGTGCTCTCGCTGACCTCCGAGACGATGGCCCAGCACCTCGGCGCGCAGGTCGCCCGGATCAGCGACGGCGAGATCCGGCCGCAGAGCATCGCGCTACGGCTGATGCTCCCCGACATCACCGGGATGCGGCTCGCCTTCCCGCGGGGGGTCGAGGACCCCGACGACGACCGGCCGCGCAAGCGCCACCGCAACATGGTGATCAACCACGCCAGGTCGCTGCGCCACTCGCTGCTGCGACTGCGCCACCAGGGACTGGTCCCCGAGGTCTCGGTGCAGATCCGGACCGTGCCCTTCACCCCGCCGCTGAAGTTGTACCTGCTGAACAAGGACCAGCTGCTGGAGGGCTACTACACCCTGGAGCAGTGGACACCTGAGCCCATCGACGGCGTGGAGGTCACCATCCTCGACTCGCTCGGTGTGGGCGCGACGCTCTTCCCGTACACCAAGCCCGGACAGGCACTGAAGGTGGAAGCGGCGCAGAAATTCTTCGACTCCTACTGGGACCAGTTGGCCCAAGATGCGGATTTCGGCGACTGA
- a CDS encoding HAD family hydrolase, which translates to MLPSSDATSTSTSALDPTSVPGLRALLSRASLVLWDFDGPVCGLFAGLRAPAIAAELRAMAAVRLPHWSEPDEPHDPLAVLRRAHDAFPSDPDGLVSALRKRLEELETEAAATAEPTPGAFDLMERLLAAGKQLVIATNNSEAAARAYLELHGIEGYFGAVVGRHDDPRLMKPHPYCLERLLAETGTAAADGLMIGDSPADALAAASTGVPFVGYGTGAAKLLRLRDAGAECFVTGLAAMTEAVGE; encoded by the coding sequence GTGCTGCCTTCCTCCGATGCCACCTCCACTTCCACTTCCGCCCTTGATCCCACATCCGTTCCAGGGCTGCGGGCGCTGCTCTCCCGGGCCTCGCTGGTCCTCTGGGACTTCGACGGGCCGGTCTGCGGGCTCTTCGCCGGGCTGCGTGCCCCCGCGATCGCCGCCGAACTGCGCGCCATGGCCGCCGTACGGCTGCCGCACTGGTCGGAACCCGACGAGCCGCACGATCCCCTCGCGGTGCTCCGGCGGGCGCACGACGCCTTCCCCAGCGACCCGGACGGGCTGGTCTCCGCCCTGCGCAAGCGGCTGGAGGAGCTGGAGACGGAGGCGGCGGCCACCGCGGAGCCCACGCCCGGCGCGTTCGACCTGATGGAAAGGCTGCTGGCGGCCGGCAAGCAGCTGGTCATCGCGACCAACAACAGCGAGGCCGCCGCCCGCGCCTATCTGGAACTGCACGGAATCGAGGGGTACTTCGGTGCGGTCGTCGGGCGGCACGACGACCCGCGGCTGATGAAACCGCATCCGTACTGTCTGGAGCGGCTGCTGGCGGAGACCGGTACGGCTGCCGCCGACGGGCTGATGATCGGGGACTCGCCCGCCGACGCTCTCGCCGCCGCCTCGACCGGCGTCCCGTTCGTGGGGTACGGCACCGGGGCCGCGAAGCTGCTGCGGCTCAGGGACGCGGGCGCGGAGTGCTTCGTGACGGGCCTGGCCGCCATGACGGAGGCGGTCGGGGAGTAG
- a CDS encoding phosphotransferase: MPDVARGASGRTADSWDLLYRAAAEGEPLSGYYHRNYRVGLPPELADAVSLPAGTPVKVRAPIPEAVQFNLRIWPEGELLRAIAGRVDGSPRVLADRPGFTVHSFAQGVPLSGRGGAGLRQGRGYAAQLETLFRQTAAVPFDALPPLPGGWPADGDCAGFLRTLVDFTESEVKGRSSRAHQELFAALGVADGALGRLRERAAGLSERPFTLLHTDAHAGNLIVGPGQELSLIDWELALYGDPVYEIAAHLGRMRYATGGRRRSALRAWRSAVAVSCPGALSGHRGALRVYLDFERLLSVYIDVIRLTLALPHRAGPAELTATAERILVLLAAARGPLGLRRVPDTERIAAACAVWQRNEREVPRMWNGTAETGVLTYGQQRSQKDPQKDPRREPQRSPRRKRNVVEEPQKWFDAVRTAKGPDLGSLSE; encoded by the coding sequence ATGCCTGATGTAGCCCGCGGCGCCTCCGGCCGCACGGCCGACAGCTGGGACCTGCTGTACCGAGCCGCCGCTGAGGGGGAGCCCCTCAGCGGCTACTACCACCGGAACTACCGGGTGGGGCTGCCGCCCGAGCTCGCCGACGCGGTGTCGCTCCCCGCCGGTACGCCGGTGAAGGTGCGCGCGCCCATCCCCGAAGCGGTCCAGTTCAATCTGCGGATCTGGCCGGAGGGCGAACTGCTGCGCGCCATTGCGGGGCGGGTGGACGGCAGTCCGCGGGTGCTCGCCGACCGGCCGGGCTTCACCGTGCACTCCTTCGCGCAGGGCGTGCCGCTCTCCGGTCGGGGCGGGGCCGGGCTTCGCCAAGGGCGCGGTTACGCGGCGCAACTGGAGACGCTCTTCCGGCAGACGGCCGCCGTCCCGTTCGACGCGTTGCCGCCGCTGCCCGGCGGCTGGCCGGCGGACGGGGACTGCGCCGGGTTTCTGCGTACGCTCGTCGACTTCACCGAGTCCGAGGTCAAGGGCCGCAGCAGCCGGGCCCATCAGGAGCTCTTCGCCGCTCTCGGGGTGGCGGACGGTGCGCTAGGGAGGCTGCGGGAGCGGGCGGCGGGGCTGAGTGAGCGGCCGTTCACGCTGCTGCACACGGACGCCCACGCCGGGAACCTGATCGTCGGACCCGGCCAGGAACTCTCGCTGATCGACTGGGAGTTGGCGCTCTACGGCGACCCGGTCTACGAGATCGCCGCCCATCTCGGGCGGATGCGGTACGCCACCGGCGGCCGGCGGAGGTCCGCGCTCAGGGCGTGGCGGTCCGCGGTAGCGGTGAGCTGCCCCGGCGCGCTGAGCGGCCACCGGGGCGCGCTGCGGGTCTATCTGGACTTCGAGCGGCTGCTCTCCGTCTACATCGATGTGATCCGGCTGACGCTGGCGCTGCCGCACCGGGCGGGCCCGGCGGAGCTGACGGCGACCGCGGAGCGGATCCTCGTCCTGCTCGCCGCCGCGCGGGGGCCGCTCGGGTTGCGCAGGGTGCCTGATACGGAACGGATCGCTGCGGCCTGCGCAGTGTGGCAGCGGAACGAGAGGGAGGTCCCCCGGATGTGGAACGGTACGGCGGAGACCGGCGTCTTGACGTACGGACAGCAGCGTTCGCAGAAGGATCCGCAGAAAGATCCGCGGAGAGAACCACAGAGAAGTCCGCGGAGAAAGCGGAACGTGGTGGAAGAGCCGCAGAAGTGGTTCGATGCAGTCAGGACTGCGAAGGGTCCGGACCTGGGGAGCCTGTCCGAATGA
- a CDS encoding HAD family hydrolase: MIRENLRDRITTTRYVLFGFDGPLCRLFGPSAERAASDGMRTFLEERGITALAPEADLGGLAAPLDILRTVGALHPGSDLVADLEEWLTRHEQRAVAGAWPTMYADGVVRTWTATGGRLAVTTNHSSRAVREYVTGRGLAECFGQHIHGRAATDLRLLKPHPHTLEQALTGLGADRATTLVIGDSVPDLRAAQEVGLPFLGYATNDAAVDELASAGADLVLNTWEPVLDILWGR; the protein is encoded by the coding sequence GTGATCCGTGAGAACCTCCGAGACCGGATCACCACGACACGCTATGTGCTGTTCGGCTTCGACGGCCCGCTCTGCCGGCTGTTCGGCCCGAGCGCCGAGCGGGCCGCTTCCGACGGGATGCGGACCTTCCTGGAGGAGCGCGGGATCACCGCTCTCGCCCCGGAAGCGGACCTCGGCGGGCTCGCCGCTCCGCTCGACATCCTGCGTACGGTCGGGGCGCTCCACCCGGGCAGCGATCTCGTGGCCGACCTGGAGGAGTGGCTGACGCGCCACGAGCAGCGCGCCGTCGCCGGGGCGTGGCCCACGATGTACGCGGACGGCGTCGTCCGCACCTGGACTGCGACCGGCGGCCGGCTGGCCGTCACCACGAACCACTCGTCCCGGGCGGTACGCGAGTATGTGACGGGCCGGGGCCTCGCGGAGTGCTTCGGGCAGCACATCCACGGCCGGGCTGCGACGGACCTTCGACTGCTCAAGCCGCACCCCCACACCCTGGAGCAGGCGCTGACGGGGCTGGGCGCGGACCGCGCGACGACGCTGGTGATCGGCGACTCGGTGCCGGACCTGCGGGCGGCCCAGGAGGTCGGCCTGCCGTTCCTCGGCTACGCCACGAACGACGCGGCCGTCGATGAACTCGCCTCGGCGGGCGCCGACCTGGTGCTCAACACCTGGGAGCCGGTCCTGGACATCCTGTGGGGCCGGTAG
- a CDS encoding TetR/AcrR family transcriptional regulator has translation MSGEMGLREHNRQRTYWAISNAAIRLFLQKGYDAVPVAEVAAAAGISKPTLFRYFPAKEDLVLHRFADHEREAAGVVAGRPAGRPPLDALRLHFLDGLGRRDPVTGLNDADEVLAFHRLLYGTPALVARIYAYTSRSEDALTEALVGAADVAADEGAQGAELGARLAAGQIVAVQRILAMENWRRIAAGESADQVYPDAVTAAERGFAQLREGVGDPPARMWR, from the coding sequence ATGAGCGGCGAGATGGGCTTGCGCGAGCACAACCGGCAGCGGACGTACTGGGCGATCTCCAACGCCGCGATCCGGCTCTTCCTGCAGAAGGGGTACGACGCGGTGCCGGTGGCGGAGGTGGCGGCGGCGGCCGGGATCTCCAAGCCCACGCTCTTCCGGTACTTCCCGGCCAAGGAGGACCTGGTCCTGCACCGGTTCGCCGACCACGAGCGGGAGGCGGCCGGTGTGGTGGCGGGGCGGCCGGCCGGGCGGCCGCCACTCGACGCGCTGCGGTTGCACTTCCTCGACGGCCTCGGCCGGCGCGACCCGGTGACCGGGCTCAACGACGCGGATGAGGTGCTGGCCTTCCACCGGCTGCTGTACGGAACGCCCGCACTCGTCGCCCGGATTTACGCGTACACCAGCCGCTCGGAGGACGCGCTGACGGAGGCCCTGGTGGGGGCGGCGGATGTGGCGGCGGACGAAGGAGCGCAGGGGGCGGAGCTCGGGGCGCGGCTGGCCGCCGGGCAGATCGTCGCCGTCCAGCGGATTCTGGCCATGGAGAACTGGCGGCGGATCGCGGCCGGTGAGAGCGCCGACCAGGTGTACCCCGACGCGGTGACCGCAGCGGAGCGGGGATTCGCGCAGCTGCGGGAGGGGGTCGGGGACCCGCCCGCCCGTATGTGGCGCTGA
- a CDS encoding cysteine hydrolase family protein, protein MATTTLRELNGFDETPASLADATLILVDYQNTYVGGVLELTGWRAALDSAAALLGRAREAGAKVIHVIHDGGAGTPYDIRAEAGRIHPSVAPVEGEPVVVKNAPNAFVGTDLGEHVDAAGHKDVIIAGFMTHMCVTFTAEGAFLRGNRPTVVADACATRPLPSAGTEGGTEAGTQAGTELSAEQIHRSALATITDLYGVVVTSGDL, encoded by the coding sequence ATGGCTACGACGACTCTGCGCGAGCTGAACGGTTTCGACGAGACACCCGCGTCGCTCGCCGATGCGACCCTGATCCTTGTCGACTACCAGAACACCTACGTCGGTGGTGTGCTGGAGCTGACGGGCTGGCGGGCCGCGCTCGACTCCGCCGCCGCGCTGCTGGGGCGGGCCCGGGAGGCCGGTGCGAAGGTCATCCACGTCATCCACGACGGCGGTGCGGGCACCCCGTACGACATCCGGGCGGAGGCCGGCCGGATCCACCCCTCCGTGGCTCCGGTCGAGGGCGAGCCCGTCGTCGTCAAGAACGCCCCGAACGCCTTCGTCGGCACCGACCTGGGCGAGCACGTCGACGCCGCAGGCCACAAGGACGTCATCATCGCCGGGTTCATGACCCACATGTGCGTGACGTTCACCGCCGAGGGAGCCTTCCTGCGCGGAAACAGGCCCACCGTCGTCGCCGACGCCTGCGCGACCCGCCCGCTCCCCTCGGCAGGCACCGAGGGAGGCACCGAGGCAGGCACCCAAGCAGGCACCGAGCTGAGCGCGGAACAGATCCACCGCAGCGCGCTCGCGACGATCACCGACCTCTACGGCGTCGTCGTCACATCCGGGGATCTCTGA
- a CDS encoding GlxA family transcriptional regulator: MSVLERLVVIVLFEGVDLLDITGPPEVFSLVQRETDGATGYEVVLAAETLDPVTTSAGVRVLPDITFHEVSTRSIDTLLVPGAVEVDSHRRVHALTDHAVVGWVRTLAARTRRVTSVCVGAHLLAAAGLLDGKRATTHWSTAQQLADDHPGVEVDADPIFIRAGDVWTGAGISACLDLALALVADDFGEALALRVARQLVMYLKRPSGQSQFSVPLEPVSTTRRVEEIRHHIMRNIGERLTVADLAAYAHVGERQLTRIFKAELGMTPSAYVESARVEVARNQLESTDATLDRIVSTCGFGTTDTLVRAFRRRLDTTPTEYRLRFRATAG; this comes from the coding sequence ATGAGTGTCCTCGAACGACTTGTCGTGATCGTCCTCTTCGAGGGCGTTGACCTGCTCGACATCACCGGGCCACCGGAGGTGTTCTCCCTCGTACAACGGGAGACGGACGGCGCGACGGGTTACGAGGTCGTCCTCGCGGCCGAGACCCTGGACCCTGTCACCACATCGGCGGGTGTGCGCGTACTTCCCGACATCACCTTCCACGAGGTGTCCACGCGGAGCATCGACACCCTCCTGGTCCCGGGGGCGGTCGAAGTCGACAGCCACCGCCGTGTCCACGCCCTCACCGATCACGCCGTGGTCGGCTGGGTGCGGACGCTCGCCGCCAGGACACGGCGGGTCACGTCCGTCTGTGTCGGGGCGCATCTCCTCGCCGCCGCCGGACTGCTCGACGGCAAGCGCGCCACCACGCACTGGTCGACCGCGCAGCAACTGGCCGACGATCACCCGGGTGTCGAGGTCGACGCCGACCCGATCTTCATCCGCGCGGGCGACGTATGGACCGGCGCGGGAATCAGCGCCTGCCTTGACCTGGCACTCGCCCTGGTCGCCGACGATTTCGGTGAGGCCCTGGCGCTGCGGGTCGCCCGGCAGCTCGTGATGTATCTGAAGCGGCCGAGCGGGCAGAGCCAGTTCAGCGTGCCCCTCGAACCGGTCTCCACGACACGGCGGGTGGAAGAGATCCGCCACCACATCATGCGCAACATCGGCGAGCGGCTCACCGTCGCGGACCTCGCCGCGTACGCCCATGTCGGCGAGCGGCAGCTCACCCGGATCTTCAAGGCCGAACTCGGTATGACCCCGAGCGCCTACGTAGAGTCGGCCCGCGTCGAGGTGGCGCGCAACCAGCTCGAATCCACCGATGCGACCCTCGATCGCATCGTGTCCACGTGCGGCTTCGGTACGACGGACACCCTGGTAAGGGCATTCCGCCGACGGCTCGACACGACACCGACGGAGTACCGGCTCCGGTTCCGCGCCACTGCGGGCTGA